The following coding sequences lie in one Capsicum annuum cultivar UCD-10X-F1 chromosome 5, UCD10Xv1.1, whole genome shotgun sequence genomic window:
- the LOC107872434 gene encoding sulfated surface glycoprotein 185 → MGIMSKLPLLFLILVASTQITNGLNNPRKLDEANIENKCGGCPCNNPCNQPTSPPPPPPSPPPPSPPPPKKSPSGYCPPPPPLPPSEGGGDGSGGGYSPNIPNPQYIYMNGPPGNLYPVDQYFNGAKRDSSSGFSLLLGGFFLGLLTLS, encoded by the coding sequence ATGGGAATTATGTCAAAACTCCCACTTCTTTTTCTCATTCTTGTGGCTTCTACACAAATAACCAATGGATTGAATAATCCAAGAAAACTTGATGAGGCTAATATTGAGAACAAATGTGGTGGATGTCCATGTAACAATCCATGTAATCAACCAACTTCACCAcccccaccaccaccatcaccgcCACCACCATCACCTCCACCACCAAAAAAGTCCCCAAGCGGATACtgtcctcctcctcctcctcttcctccttcCGAGGGTGGTGGTGATGGTAGTGGTGGTGGATATAGTCCAAATATACCAAATCCACAATACATATACATGAATGGTCCTCCAGGGAATTTGTACCctgttgatcaatattttaatgGTGCCAAAAGGGACTCTTCTAGCGGATTTTCACTTTTGCTTGGTGGATTTTTCTTGGGATTGCTTACTTTGAGTTGA